The Polyangium aurulentum genomic interval CGGCCACTGGAGCCCCGAGCGCGAGTTCTACCCGGGCGATCACCGCGCCGAGCGCTGGAACACCCGCGAGCTCGGCATCCGTATCGGCCAGCTCGCCGCCCTGCGCCCGTTCGTCAACGAGGACATCCCCACGCTGCGCGCGGTCGCCTTGCGGTTCGTCCTTTCGAACCAGCTCGTCTCGTCGGCGATCCTGGGCCCGCGCTCGGTGGCGCAGCTCGATCAGCTCGAGCGCGAGGCGGGCGAGCCGCCGTACCTCAAGGACACCGAGATGGTCGAGCTGGCCGCGCGGCTCAAGGGCGCGGGGGTCAAGGTCTAGAGGGGAGCCATGAGCGAAGCGTCCGAAGAGCGCGAGATCGAGATCGTCCTCGCCATCGCCCGCGAGGCCGAGGCCCTGGTCCGCGCGATCTACGACACGCCCTTCGAGGTCGAGATGAAGGGCCCGAACGATCCGGTCACGCGCGCCGATCGCGAGGCCAACACGCTCATCTGCGCGCGCCTCGCCGAGCGCTTCCCGGACGACGCGGTCCTCGCCGAGGAGAGCTTCCCCGAGGACGAGGCCGAGGTCATGGCCCTCGCCCGGCGCGAGCGCGTCTTCTTCGTCGATCCCGTCGACGGCACGCGCGAGTTCGCCGATCACAACCCCGAGTTCGCCGTGATGATCGGCCTCGCCGTGCGCGGGCGCGCGACGCTCGGCGTGGTCATCGAGCCCGTGACGGGCGTGGCCGTCTGCGGGCGCATCGGCGCGCAGACGGTCGCTTTCCGCGAGGATTCGAAGGGCGTGCGCACGCCGATCCGCGTCACCGACGAGCGCGATCCTGCGGCTGCGACGATGATGGTCTCGCGCTCGCATCGCCCGCGCCTCATCGAGCCGCTCACCGACAGGCTGCGCATCACGCGCGTCGTGCCTTGCGGCTCGGTCGGCGTGAAGGTCGGTCGCGTCTCGACGGGCGCGGCGGATCTGTACGTGCACGGCGGAAGGGGCGTCAAGCTCTGGGACGTCTGCGCGCCCGAGGCGATCCTCGTGGCGGCGGGCGGGCGCTTCAGTGACCTCGACGGGCGGCGCATCGACTATGCGGCGGGCGACCTCGCCTTGAAGAATGGCCTCGTGGCCACCAACGGCGCCCTCCACGGGCACGTCATCGACGCGCTTCGCGAGATCCGCGCGGAGCTCCCCCCTTCGCAGCGCTAAGCTCGGAGCAAGATGCGCGAGCGAGCGAGCGTCGTTGTCGTCGGTGGCGGCATCATGGGCCTGTCCATCGCCCATCACCTGGCGAAGAACCACGACATCAACGACGTGGTCGTCCTCGAGAAGGACTACCTCTGCGGCGGCGCGAGCGGGCGCAATGGCGGCGGCGTGCGGGCGCAGTTCTCGAGCGAGGAGAACATCCGGCTCATGCAGGAGAGCATCCGCATGTGCCGCGACTTCGCCGCCGAGATGAAGATCAACGTCTGGTTCCGCCAGGGCGGCTACCTCTTCATCGTCCGCAGCGAGGCGGGCCGCCAGAACCTCGAGAAGAGCGTCGGCGTGCAGAACGAGTGCGGGCTCGGCACGCGCATGCTCACGCCCAAGGAGGCGCAGCGGATCGTGCCCGAGATGGATCTCGAGGGCGTGGTCGCCGCCAGCTACAACCCCGACGACGGCGTGGTCTTCCCGTGGCCGTTCGTGTGGGGCTACGCCGAGGTCGCGGGCAAGCTCGGCGTCGAGATCGAGACCTTCACCGAGGTCACGGGCTTTCGCACGCGCGGCAAGCGCATCGAGGCCGTGCAGACCAGCCGCGGCGAGATCAAGACGAGCCGCGTGGTGAACGCATGCGGCGCGTGGAGCCCGCAGATCGCGGCCATGCTCGGCGTCACGCTACCCAACCGCCCGCATCGCCACGAGATCTGCTCCACCGAGCCGCTCAAGCCCTGGCTCAAGCCTCTCGTCGCGGATCTGTCGAACGGCCTTTATTTCTCGCAATCGATGCGCGGCGAGATCGTGGGCGGCATCGGCAACCACGACGTGCCCGAGGGGCTCGACATGGGCTCGTCGCACAAGTTCCTCGCGCTCTACGCGAAGGCGCTCGTGCGCACGGTGCCCGTGCTCGGCCGCATCAAGGTGCTCAGGCAGTGGTCGGGCTGCTACGACCTCACGCCCGACGCCAACCCCATCGTGGGCCCTGTCGACGAGATCGAGGAGTTTTACCAGGCCTCCGGTTTCATGGGGCACGGCTTCATGATGGCGCCCGTCATGGGCAAGCTCATCGCGCAGCACATCGCCGAGCGCGGCGCCCAGCGCGGCGCCCAACGCACCACCCAACGCACCCTGCCCATGTTCGAGCGCTGGAACCTGCGCCGCTTCGCCGAGGGCCGCCTGCTGTCCGAGTCGATGATCATCGGCTAGCGCCGGTGACCCAGTGAGCAAGATTTCT includes:
- a CDS encoding NAD(P)/FAD-dependent oxidoreductase, whose amino-acid sequence is MRERASVVVVGGGIMGLSIAHHLAKNHDINDVVVLEKDYLCGGASGRNGGGVRAQFSSEENIRLMQESIRMCRDFAAEMKINVWFRQGGYLFIVRSEAGRQNLEKSVGVQNECGLGTRMLTPKEAQRIVPEMDLEGVVAASYNPDDGVVFPWPFVWGYAEVAGKLGVEIETFTEVTGFRTRGKRIEAVQTSRGEIKTSRVVNACGAWSPQIAAMLGVTLPNRPHRHEICSTEPLKPWLKPLVADLSNGLYFSQSMRGEIVGGIGNHDVPEGLDMGSSHKFLALYAKALVRTVPVLGRIKVLRQWSGCYDLTPDANPIVGPVDEIEEFYQASGFMGHGFMMAPVMGKLIAQHIAERGAQRGAQRTTQRTLPMFERWNLRRFAEGRLLSESMIIG
- a CDS encoding 3'(2'),5'-bisphosphate nucleotidase CysQ family protein, coding for MSEASEEREIEIVLAIAREAEALVRAIYDTPFEVEMKGPNDPVTRADREANTLICARLAERFPDDAVLAEESFPEDEAEVMALARRERVFFVDPVDGTREFADHNPEFAVMIGLAVRGRATLGVVIEPVTGVAVCGRIGAQTVAFREDSKGVRTPIRVTDERDPAAATMMVSRSHRPRLIEPLTDRLRITRVVPCGSVGVKVGRVSTGAADLYVHGGRGVKLWDVCAPEAILVAAGGRFSDLDGRRIDYAAGDLALKNGLVATNGALHGHVIDALREIRAELPPSQR